A window of Terriglobales bacterium genomic DNA:
AATGGGGGCGCGTGATTTTCACGATCCCGAGATCGTCAAGCTCACGGACCAGCAGCTTACCGACGCGATCAGCAAGGGCAAGAACAAGATGCCCGCCTACAACGGCAAGCTGACCGCCGACCAGATCAAGGGATTGGTCGCCCATATTCGCGACCTCCAGAAGAAGTAACCTCCCCAAGGTCTGGAACGGTAACTGAGCTTATGAACCCTCCGGGGGCCGACA
This region includes:
- a CDS encoding cytochrome c, with amino-acid sequence MMVVVLTVSLLFLTAGAAADDAAALYKSKCVSCHAADGSGSPIGKKMGARDFHDPEIVKLTDQQLTDAISKGKNKMPAYNGKLTADQIKGLVAHIRDLQKK